Proteins encoded in a region of the Oncorhynchus gorbuscha isolate QuinsamMale2020 ecotype Even-year linkage group LG16, OgorEven_v1.0, whole genome shotgun sequence genome:
- the LOC123999144 gene encoding exportin-7 isoform X4, producing the protein MGVREEHEWSKMADHVQSLAQLEILCKQLYETTETGVRLQAEKALVEFTNSPDCLSKCQLLLERGSSSYSQLLAATCLSKLVSRTNNPLPLEQRIDIRNYVLNYLATRPKLAEFVTQALIQLYSRITKLGWFDCQKDDYVFRNVIADVTRFLQDSVEHCIIGVTILSQLTNEINQADTSHPLTKHRKIASSFRDSSLFDIFTLSCNLLKQASGKNLNLNDESQHGLLMQLLKLSHNCLNYDFIGTSTDESSDDLCTVQIPTSWRSAFLDTSTLQLFFDLYHSIPPSLSPLVLSCLVQIASVRRSLFNNAERAKFLSHLVDGVKRILENPQSLSDPNNYHEFCRLLARLKSNYQLGELVKVENYPEVIRLIANFTVTSLQHWEFAPNSVHYLLSLWQRLAASVPYVKATEPHLLETYTPEVTKAYITSRLESVCIILRDGLEDPLDDAGLVQQQLDQLSTIGRCEYEKTCALLVQLFDQSAQTYQELLQSTNSSTIDITVQEGRLTWLVYIIGAVIGGRVSFASTDEQDAMDGELVCRVLQLMNLTDSRLAQAGNERLELAMLSFFEQFRKIYIGDQVQKSSKLYRRLSEVLGLNDETMVLSVFIGKIITNLKYWGQCEPITSKTLQLLNDLSIGYSSVRKLVKLSAVQFMLNNHTSEHFSFLGVNNQSNLSDMRCRTTFYTALGRLLMVDLGEDEDQFEQFMLPLTAAFETVAQMFSTNTFNEQEAKRTLVGLVRDLRGIAFAFNAKTSFMMLFDWIYPAYMPILQRAIELWYHVPACTTPVLKLMAELVHNRSQRLQFDVSSPNGILLFRETSKMITTYGNRILTIGEVPKDQMYSVKLKGVSVCFSMLKAVLSGNYVNFGVFRLYGDDALDNALQTFIKLLLSIPHSDLLDYPKLSQSFYSLLEVLTQDHMNFIASLEPHVVMYILSSISEGLTALDTMVCTGCCSSLDHIATYLFKQLSRSTKKRPVAMATDERFLHIMQQHPEMIQQMLSTVLNIIIFEDCRNQWSMSRPLLGLILLNEKYFADLRNSIVNSQPPEKQQAMHLCFENLMEGIERNLLTKNRDRFTQNLSVFRREVNDSMKNSSYGVNTNDMMS; encoded by the exons AGCCTAGCCCAGCTAGAGATCCTGTGTAAGCAGCTGTACGAGACAACAGAGACTGGGGTGAGGTTGCAAGCAGAGAAAGCTCTGGTGGAGTTCACAAACAGCCCCGACTGTCTCAGCAAGTGTCAGCTACTACTGGAGAGAGGCAGC tcttcCTACTCTCAACTTCTTGCAGctacctgtctgtctaaactGGTTTCGCGCACCAACAACCCTCTTCCCTTGGAGCAGCGCATCGATATCC gGAACTATGTACTGAACTATCTGGCGACGCGGCCGAAGTTGGCAGAGTTTGTTACCCAGGCTCTGATCCAGCTGTACTCCAG gattACCAAGCTTGGCTGGTTCGACTGTCAGAAAGACGACTATGTCTTCAGAAACGTCATCGCAGACGTCACACGCTTCCTACAG gACAGTGTAGAACATTGTATCATAGGAGTCACCATCCTATCCCAACTGACCAATGAGATCAACCAG GCAGATACCAGCCATCCTCTGACCAAACACAGGAAGATTGCGTCATCGTTCAGAGACTCGTCCCTCTTTGACATATTCACCCTGTCTTGCAATCTCCTCAaacag gcgTCGGGTAAGAACCTCAACCTGAATGATGAGAGTCAGCATGGTCTACTGATGCAGCTACTGAAGCTCAGTCACAACTGTCTGAACTATGACTTCATCGGAACGTCTACAGACGAGTCCTCTGATGACCTCTGCACTGTTCAGATCCCCACTTCCTGGAGATCAG cgttTTTGGATACCTCCACTCTCCAGCTCTTTTTTGATTTGTAtcattccatccctccctccctctccccattg gtgttgtCGTGTCTAGTCCAGATAGCATCAGTGAGGAGGTCTCTGTTCAACAACGCAGAGCGAGCCAAGTTCCTCTCTCACCTGGTGGATGGAGTCAAGAGGATACTAGAGAAcccacag AGCCTCTCAGACCCTAACAACTACCATGAGTTTTGTCGTCTGTTGGCGCGACTGAAAAGTAACTACCAGCTGGGAGAGCTGGTCAAAGTGGAAAACTACCCAGAAGTCATCAGGCTTATAGCCAACTTCACTGTCACCAGTCTACAG CACTGGGAGTTTGCCCCTAACTCTGTCCACTACCTGTTGAGCCTGTGGCAGCGCCTGGCAGCGTCTGTCCCTTACGTTAAAGCCACCGAGCCTCACCTGCTAGAGACATACACACCTGAAGTCACCAAGGCCTACATCACCTCACGCCTCGAGTCTGTCTGCATCatactcag GGATGGGTTAGAGGACCCTCTAGATGACGCAGGGTTAGTCCAGCAGCAGTTAGACCAGCTCTCTACCATCGGTCGCTGTGAATACGAGAAGACCTGTGCCCTATTGGTCCAGCTCTTCGACCAATCAGCACAGACCTACCAGGAACTACTGCAGTCTACCAACTCTAGTACCATCGACATCACTGTCCAGGAGG GGAGGTTAACATGGTTGGTGTATATAATCGGGGCGGTCATTGGAGGAAGAGTGTCCTTCGCCTCTACAGATGAACAAGACGCCATGGACGGAGAACTAGTCTGTCG agtgctcCAGTTGATGAACCTAACAGATTCGCGGCTGGCCCAGGCGGGTAACGAGCGGTTGGAGTTGGCCATGCTCAGCTTCTTTGAACAGTTCAGGAAAATTTACATCGGAGACCAGGTGCAAAAGTCCTCCAAG cTATACCGGCGGCTGTCAGAGGTTCTGGGGCTGAATGATGAGACCATGGTACTCAGCGTCTTCATTGGAAAAAT CATCACCAACCTGAAGTACTGGGGCCAGTGTGAACCAATCACTTCCAAGACACTTCAGTTACTCAATGACCTCTCTATAGG gtacagcAGTGTGAGGAAGTTGGTGAAACTCAGCGCTGTTCAGTTCATGCTGAACAACCACACA AGCGAGCACTTCTCCTTCCTGGGCGTGAACAACCAATCAAACCTCAGCGACATGAGGTGTCGCACCACGTTCTACACCGCACTGGGACGCCTGCTGATGGTCGACctag gtgaggATGAGGACCAGTTTGAACAATTCATGCTTCCCCTAACGGCGGCGTTTGAAACAGTGGCTCAGATGTTCAGCACCAACACATTCAACGAGCAGGAGGCGAAGAGGACGTTGGTAGGACTGGTCAGAGACCTGAGAGGTATCGCCTTTGCCTTCAACGCCAAGACCAGCTTTATGATGCTCTTCGACTGGAT CTACCCAGCCTACATGCCCATCCTGCAGAGAGCTATAGAGCTTTGGTACCACGTACCAGCATGCACCACTCCTGTCCTAAAGCTCATGGCCGAGCTAGTCCACAACAG GTCACAGAGGTTACAATTTGACGTGTCATCACCCAACGGAATCCTGCTGTTCAGAGAAACCAGCAAGATGATCACCACCTATG gtAACCGTATCCTGACCATTGGGGAGGTGCCTAAGGACCAGATGTACAGTGTGAAGCTGaagggtgtcagtgtgtgtttctCCATGCTCAAGGCTGTGCTCTCTGGGAACTATGTCAACTTCGGGGTGTTCCGTCTCTATGGAGATGACGCACTGGACAACGCGCTACAGACCTTCATCAAACTGCTGCTGTCCATACCACACAGCGACCTGCTG GACTATCCCAAGTTGAGCCAGTCGTTCTACAGTCTGTTGGAGGTGTTGACTCAGGATCACATGAACTTCATTGCTTCTCTAGAGCCGCATGTCGTCATGTACATACTGTCATCTATCTCCGAGGGACTCACTGCACTGG ATACTATGGTGTGTACTGGGTGTTGTTCCAGTCTGGACCATATCGCCACCTACCTGTTCAAACAG CTGTCTCGCTCCACTAAGAAACGGCCTGTTGCTATGGCAACAGACGAACGCTTCCTACACATCATGCAGCAACACCCAGAGATGAtccaacag ATGCTGTCCACAGTGTTGAACATCATCATCTTTGAGGACTGCAGGAACCAGTGGTCCATGTCCAGACCTCTACTGGGCCTCATCCTGCTCAATGAGAAG TATTTTGCAGACCTGAGGAACAGCATTGTGAACAGCCAGCCTCCAGAAAAGCAGCAGGCCATGCATCTCTGCTTTGAGAACCTGATGGAGGGGATAGAACGCAACCTGCTAACCAAGAacagagacag GTTCACCCAGAACCTCTCGGTGTTCCGGAGGGAGGTGAATGACAGCATGAAAAACTCTTCATACGGAGTCAACACCAATGACATGATGAGCTGA
- the LOC123999144 gene encoding exportin-7 isoform X1 codes for MGVREEHEWSKMADHVQSLAQLEILCKQLYETTETGVRLQAEKALVEFTNSPDCLSKCQLLLERGSSSYSQLLAATCLSKLVSRTNNPLPLEQRIDIRNYVLNYLATRPKLAEFVTQALIQLYSRITKLGWFDCQKDDYVFRNVIADVTRFLQQDSVEHCIIGVTILSQLTNEINQADTSHPLTKHRKIASSFRDSSLFDIFTLSCNLLKQASGKNLNLNDESQHGLLMQLLKLSHNCLNYDFIGTSTDESSDDLCTVQIPTSWRSAFLDTSTLQLFFDLYHSIPPSLSPLVLSCLVQIASVRRSLFNNAERAKFLSHLVDGVKRILENPQSLSDPNNYHEFCRLLARLKSNYQLGELVKVENYPEVIRLIANFTVTSLQHWEFAPNSVHYLLSLWQRLAASVPYVKATEPHLLETYTPEVTKAYITSRLESVCIILRDGLEDPLDDAGLVQQQLDQLSTIGRCEYEKTCALLVQLFDQSAQTYQELLQSTNSSTIDITVQEGRLTWLVYIIGAVIGGRVSFASTDEQDAMDGELVCRVLQLMNLTDSRLAQAGNERLELAMLSFFEQFRKIYIGDQVQKSSKLYRRLSEVLGLNDETMVLSVFIGKIITNLKYWGQCEPITSKTLQLLNDLSIGYSSVRKLVKLSAVQFMLNNHTSEHFSFLGVNNQSNLSDMRCRTTFYTALGRLLMVDLGEDEDQFEQFMLPLTAAFETVAQMFSTNTFNEQEAKRTLVGLVRDLRGIAFAFNAKTSFMMLFDWIYPAYMPILQRAIELWYHVPACTTPVLKLMAELVHNSQTAALQGEKREPTSWVSSFSQRSQRLQFDVSSPNGILLFRETSKMITTYGNRILTIGEVPKDQMYSVKLKGVSVCFSMLKAVLSGNYVNFGVFRLYGDDALDNALQTFIKLLLSIPHSDLLDYPKLSQSFYSLLEVLTQDHMNFIASLEPHVVMYILSSISEGLTALDTMVCTGCCSSLDHIATYLFKQLSRSTKKRPVAMATDERFLHIMQQHPEMIQQMLSTVLNIIIFEDCRNQWSMSRPLLGLILLNEKYFADLRNSIVNSQPPEKQQAMHLCFENLMEGIERNLLTKNRDRFTQNLSVFRREVNDSMKNSSYGVNTNDMMS; via the exons AGCCTAGCCCAGCTAGAGATCCTGTGTAAGCAGCTGTACGAGACAACAGAGACTGGGGTGAGGTTGCAAGCAGAGAAAGCTCTGGTGGAGTTCACAAACAGCCCCGACTGTCTCAGCAAGTGTCAGCTACTACTGGAGAGAGGCAGC tcttcCTACTCTCAACTTCTTGCAGctacctgtctgtctaaactGGTTTCGCGCACCAACAACCCTCTTCCCTTGGAGCAGCGCATCGATATCC gGAACTATGTACTGAACTATCTGGCGACGCGGCCGAAGTTGGCAGAGTTTGTTACCCAGGCTCTGATCCAGCTGTACTCCAG gattACCAAGCTTGGCTGGTTCGACTGTCAGAAAGACGACTATGTCTTCAGAAACGTCATCGCAGACGTCACACGCTTCCTACAG caggACAGTGTAGAACATTGTATCATAGGAGTCACCATCCTATCCCAACTGACCAATGAGATCAACCAG GCAGATACCAGCCATCCTCTGACCAAACACAGGAAGATTGCGTCATCGTTCAGAGACTCGTCCCTCTTTGACATATTCACCCTGTCTTGCAATCTCCTCAaacag gcgTCGGGTAAGAACCTCAACCTGAATGATGAGAGTCAGCATGGTCTACTGATGCAGCTACTGAAGCTCAGTCACAACTGTCTGAACTATGACTTCATCGGAACGTCTACAGACGAGTCCTCTGATGACCTCTGCACTGTTCAGATCCCCACTTCCTGGAGATCAG cgttTTTGGATACCTCCACTCTCCAGCTCTTTTTTGATTTGTAtcattccatccctccctccctctccccattg gtgttgtCGTGTCTAGTCCAGATAGCATCAGTGAGGAGGTCTCTGTTCAACAACGCAGAGCGAGCCAAGTTCCTCTCTCACCTGGTGGATGGAGTCAAGAGGATACTAGAGAAcccacag AGCCTCTCAGACCCTAACAACTACCATGAGTTTTGTCGTCTGTTGGCGCGACTGAAAAGTAACTACCAGCTGGGAGAGCTGGTCAAAGTGGAAAACTACCCAGAAGTCATCAGGCTTATAGCCAACTTCACTGTCACCAGTCTACAG CACTGGGAGTTTGCCCCTAACTCTGTCCACTACCTGTTGAGCCTGTGGCAGCGCCTGGCAGCGTCTGTCCCTTACGTTAAAGCCACCGAGCCTCACCTGCTAGAGACATACACACCTGAAGTCACCAAGGCCTACATCACCTCACGCCTCGAGTCTGTCTGCATCatactcag GGATGGGTTAGAGGACCCTCTAGATGACGCAGGGTTAGTCCAGCAGCAGTTAGACCAGCTCTCTACCATCGGTCGCTGTGAATACGAGAAGACCTGTGCCCTATTGGTCCAGCTCTTCGACCAATCAGCACAGACCTACCAGGAACTACTGCAGTCTACCAACTCTAGTACCATCGACATCACTGTCCAGGAGG GGAGGTTAACATGGTTGGTGTATATAATCGGGGCGGTCATTGGAGGAAGAGTGTCCTTCGCCTCTACAGATGAACAAGACGCCATGGACGGAGAACTAGTCTGTCG agtgctcCAGTTGATGAACCTAACAGATTCGCGGCTGGCCCAGGCGGGTAACGAGCGGTTGGAGTTGGCCATGCTCAGCTTCTTTGAACAGTTCAGGAAAATTTACATCGGAGACCAGGTGCAAAAGTCCTCCAAG cTATACCGGCGGCTGTCAGAGGTTCTGGGGCTGAATGATGAGACCATGGTACTCAGCGTCTTCATTGGAAAAAT CATCACCAACCTGAAGTACTGGGGCCAGTGTGAACCAATCACTTCCAAGACACTTCAGTTACTCAATGACCTCTCTATAGG gtacagcAGTGTGAGGAAGTTGGTGAAACTCAGCGCTGTTCAGTTCATGCTGAACAACCACACA AGCGAGCACTTCTCCTTCCTGGGCGTGAACAACCAATCAAACCTCAGCGACATGAGGTGTCGCACCACGTTCTACACCGCACTGGGACGCCTGCTGATGGTCGACctag gtgaggATGAGGACCAGTTTGAACAATTCATGCTTCCCCTAACGGCGGCGTTTGAAACAGTGGCTCAGATGTTCAGCACCAACACATTCAACGAGCAGGAGGCGAAGAGGACGTTGGTAGGACTGGTCAGAGACCTGAGAGGTATCGCCTTTGCCTTCAACGCCAAGACCAGCTTTATGATGCTCTTCGACTGGAT CTACCCAGCCTACATGCCCATCCTGCAGAGAGCTATAGAGCTTTGGTACCACGTACCAGCATGCACCACTCCTGTCCTAAAGCTCATGGCCGAGCTAGTCCACAACAG CCAGACAGCTGCTCTgcaaggggagaagagagagccaaCAAGCTGGGTGTCATCTTTCAGTCAACG GTCACAGAGGTTACAATTTGACGTGTCATCACCCAACGGAATCCTGCTGTTCAGAGAAACCAGCAAGATGATCACCACCTATG gtAACCGTATCCTGACCATTGGGGAGGTGCCTAAGGACCAGATGTACAGTGTGAAGCTGaagggtgtcagtgtgtgtttctCCATGCTCAAGGCTGTGCTCTCTGGGAACTATGTCAACTTCGGGGTGTTCCGTCTCTATGGAGATGACGCACTGGACAACGCGCTACAGACCTTCATCAAACTGCTGCTGTCCATACCACACAGCGACCTGCTG GACTATCCCAAGTTGAGCCAGTCGTTCTACAGTCTGTTGGAGGTGTTGACTCAGGATCACATGAACTTCATTGCTTCTCTAGAGCCGCATGTCGTCATGTACATACTGTCATCTATCTCCGAGGGACTCACTGCACTGG ATACTATGGTGTGTACTGGGTGTTGTTCCAGTCTGGACCATATCGCCACCTACCTGTTCAAACAG CTGTCTCGCTCCACTAAGAAACGGCCTGTTGCTATGGCAACAGACGAACGCTTCCTACACATCATGCAGCAACACCCAGAGATGAtccaacag ATGCTGTCCACAGTGTTGAACATCATCATCTTTGAGGACTGCAGGAACCAGTGGTCCATGTCCAGACCTCTACTGGGCCTCATCCTGCTCAATGAGAAG TATTTTGCAGACCTGAGGAACAGCATTGTGAACAGCCAGCCTCCAGAAAAGCAGCAGGCCATGCATCTCTGCTTTGAGAACCTGATGGAGGGGATAGAACGCAACCTGCTAACCAAGAacagagacag GTTCACCCAGAACCTCTCGGTGTTCCGGAGGGAGGTGAATGACAGCATGAAAAACTCTTCATACGGAGTCAACACCAATGACATGATGAGCTGA